From Sphingobium sp. RAC03, a single genomic window includes:
- a CDS encoding FIST N-terminal domain-containing protein — MRGKATTDILKAGIGFACSHADDPFEAMAELGETLGAQSLAGAMIFCSHRYDRDRLARAINRHGEGMTVIGCTSSGELTGNGYDSDSLTIIGFPADSFRMTSHCFDDIDNFDPQTAREQVRALAARAERDSRALGESVNHVALFLVDGLSHREELLTMTIQDALGDIPLIGGSSGDDLAFRQTAIFDGGHFHARAAVIAILSTSRAIHVFKAQHYRPGDRKMVITGANSPERIVTEINAEPAAAEYLRLAGHAGEALGTAFFAAHPPMVRAGGEYHVRSIQSANPDGSLTFYCAIDEGIVLTIGEPVDRIAGMEALFQDIDVHVGEVDRIIAFDCVLNRIDAEQRQISRDVSALYARHRVVGFNTYGEQYHALHVNQTFSGLAIGK, encoded by the coding sequence ATGAGGGGCAAGGCGACGACAGACATCCTGAAGGCGGGGATAGGGTTTGCCTGCTCCCATGCCGATGATCCGTTCGAGGCCATGGCAGAACTGGGCGAGACGCTGGGCGCACAGTCGCTGGCCGGGGCCATGATCTTTTGCTCGCACCGCTATGATCGCGACCGGCTGGCGCGGGCGATCAATCGGCATGGCGAGGGTATGACGGTGATCGGCTGCACCAGTTCGGGGGAATTGACCGGCAATGGTTATGACAGCGACAGCCTGACCATCATCGGCTTTCCCGCCGACAGCTTCCGCATGACGTCCCATTGTTTCGACGACATCGATAATTTCGATCCCCAAACCGCGCGCGAACAGGTGCGCGCGCTTGCGGCACGGGCAGAACGCGACAGCCGGGCGCTGGGCGAGAGCGTCAATCATGTCGCCCTGTTCCTGGTGGACGGTCTGTCGCATCGCGAAGAATTGCTGACCATGACGATCCAGGACGCCTTGGGCGACATTCCGCTGATCGGCGGATCTTCGGGCGACGACCTGGCCTTTCGCCAGACCGCGATATTCGATGGCGGGCACTTTCACGCCCGCGCGGCGGTCATTGCCATCCTGTCCACGAGCCGGGCGATACATGTGTTCAAGGCGCAGCATTATCGGCCGGGCGACCGGAAGATGGTAATTACCGGCGCGAATTCGCCTGAACGGATCGTGACGGAGATTAATGCCGAACCGGCCGCAGCCGAATATCTGCGGTTGGCAGGCCATGCCGGAGAAGCGCTGGGGACGGCGTTTTTCGCCGCCCATCCGCCGATGGTCCGCGCGGGCGGGGAATATCATGTCCGATCGATCCAGAGCGCCAATCCCGACGGGAGCCTGACCTTTTACTGCGCCATCGACGAGGGCATCGTACTGACGATCGGCGAGCCCGTAGACCGCATCGCCGGCATGGAAGCCCTGTTCCAGGACATCGATGTCCATGTCGGGGAAGTGGATCGGATCATCGCCTTCGATTGCGTGCTGAACCGGATCGATGCGGAACAACGGCAGATCAGCCGGGACGTGTCCGCCCTTTATGCGCGGCATCGAGTCGTCGGTTTCAACACCTATGGCGAACAATATCATGCGCTCCATGTGAACCAGACGTTCAGCGGGCTTGCGATCGGAAAATGA
- a CDS encoding DUF779 domain-containing protein has product MVSLPARILSTPQADALITRLTALHGPLMFHQSGGCCDGSAPMCFLRGEFRVGAQDVLLGRIAGDVPVWIGAAQFDYWRHTQVIIDVVPGRGAGMSLESPEGLRFLVRSRLFTDSESALLEAAGEPARGG; this is encoded by the coding sequence ATGGTATCGCTTCCGGCACGCATCCTGTCCACCCCGCAGGCGGACGCCCTGATCACTCGTCTGACGGCGCTGCATGGGCCGCTCATGTTCCATCAATCGGGCGGGTGCTGCGACGGGTCTGCCCCGATGTGTTTCCTGCGCGGTGAATTTCGGGTCGGGGCGCAGGATGTGTTGCTGGGGCGGATTGCTGGCGATGTGCCGGTATGGATCGGCGCTGCGCAATTCGACTATTGGCGCCATACGCAGGTGATCATCGATGTCGTGCCGGGCCGGGGGGCGGGCATGTCGCTGGAAAGCCCCGAAGGCCTGCGGTTCCTGGTCCGATCGCGCCTGTTTACCGACAGCGAGTCGGCGCTGCTGGAGGCCGCCGGAGAACCGGCGCGCGGCGGCTGA
- a CDS encoding NACHT domain-containing protein, which translates to MILADMALPGLAMFCKLRQYTIVSEIILNRKLWYAGPRERVSVDQDFLRTDPRPLIVLGEAGMGKSTLLDQLSGIDGFAVMTARRLVNLPVLPEEISQGSTLVIDALDELSAGRDGDAVDLVLRHLGPLNFPRFILSCRVAEWRSATALQGIRDFYAETPVELHLEPFERWDAIELLIARVGTKQAEAVISHLETLGLGGLWANPQTLELVARVAADGRLPDSKGELFAAATRLLAPEHREEKAASKLASLSEVEVLNAAGAGLGALILTGQEALSTKVNPGAIDLPLRELGKLDGAAHLADALDSRLFASRGIQRFSYAHRAIGEFLGARWLAQSADSPRKKRRILELFNGHALVPASLRGTHAWLAWHSSALANEIIAADPMGIIEYGDADGLAPEQARVLLEALEKLSSDDPAFRTWADYRPTGLAHPALFPELCRIIDDRDAEFGLQFLILQALKGAPHDNALDKMLVSLLLDQGRNFALRSEAGNRLVERQVALDWQKTIVQLRAEASDDGVRLAIELMDELGFGNFHDELLVDIVLAQLERAERTAGVYHGLIKKLPTERLHRMLDGVAEGAQKLGNRHERRSNSSVTDLAFGLLARALNETDVAAERLWTWLQRFDGETGYQREYRQEVSDALRKQDGLRRAVQRLVILEQPGEKTAWQRAWRLSERSRGLAPNDDDVILLIGLLEADDDRWRDIVQLAQHNATAGEKVRCAAERFTTDDPEAAAWLMALSKPRMAKWEIEQAERSAKRELKRQAEHEGHRANFFRHIAEMRAGDYGMVVNPAKAYLNLFHDIGEKGSNGPGRIEEWLGPELRDACLEGFEAFLQLIPVMPDAAEIAKSHAEGRRWDAAYIIVVALAERVRTGRGLLDLPDERLMAGLFEIRFTQIDDHAGFPELEAILASELRQRGIWEMVQREYFQPQFDHKRTQVHGLYSLVRSDDDAALSEKLAREWLESIPDMPEGPEFELIDRLLTSEDDRAFLQALARDRLAKGGLNEERRHSWEAVGLIIDFEAMRAELESRGSIERELLWHLRARLGNRYGGVGRAALGADQLGWAIARFRRLWPVRQRPSTVTTGDTNPWDATEYVNSLINRLGGHTDDAAIALLSLLRDEDPDGYTFHLRVAAADQRRRRVEADWQPPTLPTVASAIRDIAPTTPEQLQAILIQALRDAQKLLTGSDVDWYDDFYRGNTPQLEEKSRDTVLKMIRPLPFGIEALPEGHLADDKRVDILCLINGVMVPIEIKGQWNADLWTAADRQLDLLYTNDSRAERGIYLVLWYGTASNRPPKKPPAGIPTPQSAAELEDALAAQSLTTRQGRTEVVVLDLTRPT; encoded by the coding sequence ATGATCCTTGCAGATATGGCGCTTCCGGGTCTGGCAATGTTTTGCAAGTTGCGGCAATACACGATCGTGTCCGAGATTATCCTCAATAGAAAGCTCTGGTATGCCGGACCGCGCGAGAGAGTGTCTGTCGACCAGGATTTTCTTCGGACGGACCCACGTCCCCTCATTGTTCTCGGCGAAGCGGGGATGGGAAAGTCCACACTTCTAGATCAACTGAGTGGGATCGATGGCTTTGCGGTGATGACCGCCCGCCGACTGGTCAATCTGCCGGTGCTTCCGGAAGAGATTTCGCAAGGGTCGACGCTTGTCATCGACGCGCTGGATGAGCTGTCGGCAGGCCGGGATGGCGACGCCGTCGATCTGGTGCTGCGGCATTTGGGGCCGCTAAACTTCCCTAGATTCATCCTGTCCTGCCGGGTCGCTGAGTGGCGCAGCGCGACGGCTCTCCAAGGGATTCGCGATTTCTACGCGGAAACGCCGGTCGAGCTGCATCTCGAACCCTTCGAGCGGTGGGATGCGATCGAACTTTTGATAGCACGCGTCGGTACCAAGCAGGCAGAGGCCGTTATTAGCCATCTCGAGACGCTGGGCCTTGGCGGACTTTGGGCAAATCCCCAGACGCTCGAGCTGGTCGCGCGAGTGGCGGCAGATGGCAGGCTGCCGGATTCCAAGGGCGAGTTGTTCGCAGCGGCGACGCGATTGCTCGCGCCGGAACATCGCGAGGAAAAGGCGGCAAGCAAGCTGGCGTCGCTTTCCGAAGTCGAAGTGCTCAACGCCGCCGGTGCCGGCCTTGGCGCTCTCATCCTCACCGGTCAGGAAGCGCTCTCGACAAAAGTCAATCCAGGGGCGATTGATCTCCCGCTCCGTGAGCTAGGGAAGTTGGATGGAGCGGCTCATCTCGCGGATGCACTGGATTCACGCTTGTTCGCTTCGCGCGGGATCCAGCGCTTCAGCTACGCCCACCGCGCAATCGGTGAGTTTCTAGGTGCGCGCTGGCTCGCACAATCTGCCGACAGCCCCCGCAAAAAGCGCCGAATTCTCGAACTGTTCAATGGCCATGCCCTGGTTCCGGCAAGCCTGCGGGGTACCCATGCCTGGTTGGCATGGCATAGCTCGGCGCTCGCCAACGAGATCATCGCGGCAGATCCGATGGGCATCATTGAATATGGCGATGCAGATGGGCTCGCCCCCGAACAGGCGCGCGTGCTACTTGAGGCGCTCGAAAAATTGTCGAGCGATGATCCGGCCTTCCGTACCTGGGCAGATTACCGCCCGACAGGGCTCGCCCATCCAGCACTTTTCCCAGAACTTTGCCGGATTATCGATGACAGGGATGCCGAGTTCGGCCTTCAGTTTCTGATCCTGCAAGCGCTTAAGGGCGCACCGCATGACAACGCCTTGGACAAAATGCTGGTCTCGCTTCTCCTCGACCAGGGCCGCAATTTCGCTCTGCGTAGCGAAGCAGGAAACCGCCTCGTCGAACGGCAGGTTGCATTGGACTGGCAGAAAACGATCGTCCAGTTACGGGCCGAGGCGAGCGACGACGGCGTACGCCTCGCGATCGAGCTGATGGACGAGCTTGGCTTCGGGAATTTCCACGACGAGCTGTTGGTAGATATTGTACTGGCGCAATTGGAGCGGGCCGAACGGACGGCCGGTGTCTATCACGGGCTCATCAAGAAGCTTCCTACGGAGCGCCTGCACCGGATGCTAGACGGCGTTGCCGAAGGAGCGCAAAAACTGGGTAATCGTCACGAACGGCGAAGCAATTCCTCGGTCACCGACCTCGCATTCGGCTTGCTCGCCCGAGCTCTAAACGAAACCGACGTCGCGGCAGAGCGCTTGTGGACTTGGCTACAGCGCTTCGACGGCGAGACGGGATACCAACGTGAATACCGCCAGGAAGTTTCGGACGCGCTCCGAAAACAGGATGGGCTTCGTCGTGCGGTGCAGCGCTTGGTCATTCTCGAACAGCCCGGCGAGAAAACTGCTTGGCAACGCGCATGGCGGTTGAGCGAACGCAGTCGCGGGCTTGCTCCGAACGACGACGATGTCATCCTCTTGATCGGCCTGCTCGAAGCCGACGACGATCGTTGGCGCGACATCGTCCAACTTGCGCAACATAACGCGACAGCCGGAGAAAAGGTGCGCTGCGCCGCGGAGCGCTTCACCACCGACGATCCGGAGGCGGCCGCGTGGCTGATGGCACTTTCGAAGCCAAGGATGGCCAAGTGGGAGATTGAGCAGGCGGAGCGAAGCGCCAAGCGCGAGTTGAAGCGGCAAGCCGAGCATGAAGGCCATCGCGCCAACTTTTTCCGACATATCGCGGAGATGCGTGCCGGCGATTATGGCATGGTCGTAAACCCGGCCAAGGCCTATCTGAACCTGTTTCATGACATCGGCGAAAAGGGCTCGAACGGGCCTGGCAGAATCGAAGAATGGCTCGGTCCCGAGCTGCGCGATGCCTGTCTCGAAGGATTCGAAGCGTTCTTGCAGCTCATTCCGGTGATGCCGGACGCGGCCGAGATTGCGAAAAGCCATGCCGAAGGTCGCCGGTGGGATGCAGCATACATCATCGTGGTCGCCCTAGCCGAGCGGGTGCGTACGGGCCGTGGACTGTTAGATTTGCCTGACGAACGATTGATGGCGGGGCTTTTCGAGATCCGCTTCACGCAGATCGATGACCATGCGGGCTTTCCCGAACTCGAAGCGATCCTCGCCAGTGAGCTTCGCCAGCGTGGTATCTGGGAAATGGTCCAGCGCGAATATTTCCAGCCGCAGTTCGATCACAAACGCACCCAGGTCCATGGGCTATATTCGTTGGTCCGCAGCGATGACGATGCAGCCCTTTCGGAGAAGCTTGCCCGGGAGTGGCTGGAGAGCATCCCGGACATGCCTGAGGGACCGGAATTCGAACTCATCGATCGCTTGCTGACATCCGAAGATGACCGAGCCTTTCTACAGGCGTTAGCGCGCGATCGGCTGGCGAAAGGTGGCCTGAATGAAGAGCGCCGGCATAGCTGGGAAGCGGTCGGCCTTATCATCGACTTCGAAGCAATGCGGGCCGAATTGGAATCGCGTGGGAGTATCGAACGGGAGTTGCTCTGGCATCTCCGAGCCCGGCTTGGAAACCGGTATGGTGGCGTCGGCAGGGCAGCGCTGGGCGCAGACCAGCTAGGTTGGGCAATCGCCCGGTTTCGCCGCCTCTGGCCAGTACGGCAGCGCCCTTCGACCGTCACCACAGGCGACACCAATCCATGGGATGCGACGGAATATGTTAACTCGCTGATCAATCGACTTGGGGGACACACTGACGACGCCGCTATCGCGCTACTCTCATTGCTACGGGATGAAGACCCGGATGGGTACACGTTCCATCTGCGTGTTGCTGCAGCTGATCAACGCCGCAGGCGCGTCGAGGCCGATTGGCAACCGCCGACGCTGCCGACGGTGGCATCTGCGATACGGGACATCGCGCCAACGACGCCGGAACAACTGCAGGCCATTCTAATACAAGCCTTGCGCGATGCGCAGAAGCTACTCACCGGCTCTGATGTCGATTGGTACGACGACTTCTACCGGGGCAATACACCGCAGCTTGAAGAGAAGTCGCGCGACACGGTTCTGAAAATGATCCGCCCCCTTCCGTTCGGCATCGAAGCGCTTCCCGAAGGGCATCTGGCCGACGACAAGCGGGTCGACATCCTCTGTCTGATTAATGGCGTGATGGTCCCGATTGAGATCAAGGGTCAATGGAATGCCGATCTCTGGACGGCCGCCGATCGCCAGCTCGATTTACTCTACACCAACGATTCCAGGGCCGAGCGCGGCATTTATCTGGTGTTGTGGTACGGAACCGCCAGTAACAGGCCGCCCAAGAAGCCACCGGCTGGAATTCCAACCCCGCAGTCGGCGGCCGAGCTGGAAGATGCGCTTGCGGCGCAAAGTTTGACTACGCGTCAGGGTCGAACCGAGGTCGTCGTGCTGGATCTGACGCGGCCGACGTGA
- the adh gene encoding aldehyde dehydrogenase, translated as MLQQALEKLSGHTLIRDCYDNYIGGAWTAPVKGAYFDNVSPVNGQVVCQVARGTAEDIELALDAAHAAKAAWGRMSSTERSNILLKIADRMEANLDLIAMAETIDNGKPIRETTHADIPLAIDHFRYFAGCARAQEGSISEIDHDTIAYHFHEPLGVVGQIIPWNFPILMAVWKLAPALAAGNCIVLKPAEQTPMSILVLAEIIGDLLPPGVLNIVNGFGVEAGKPLASSKRISKIAFTGETTTGRLIMQYASENLIPVTLELGGKSPNIFFADVMDADDDYFDKCLEGFAMFALNQGEVCTCPSRALIQESIYDRFIERAIARVKAIKQGSPLDPSTMIGAQASNDQLEKILSYIAIGREEGAQVLTGGERASHEGDLSQGYYVTPTVLKGHNKMRIFQEEIFGPVLAVTTFKDEADALAIANDTLYGLGAGVWTRDGTRAYRMGRGIQAGRVWTNCYHAYPAHAAFGGYKQSGIGRENHKMMLDHYQQTKNLLVSYSPKALGFF; from the coding sequence ATGCTGCAACAGGCGCTGGAGAAATTATCCGGCCATACCCTCATCCGCGATTGCTATGACAATTATATCGGTGGGGCATGGACGGCGCCTGTGAAGGGCGCCTATTTCGACAATGTTTCGCCCGTCAACGGACAGGTGGTGTGCCAGGTGGCGCGCGGCACGGCCGAGGATATCGAGCTGGCCCTGGATGCCGCACACGCCGCCAAGGCGGCGTGGGGCCGGATGTCATCGACCGAAAGGTCCAACATCTTGCTGAAGATCGCCGATCGGATGGAAGCCAATCTGGATCTAATCGCGATGGCCGAGACGATCGACAACGGCAAGCCGATCCGCGAGACGACCCACGCCGATATTCCTTTGGCGATCGACCATTTCCGCTATTTCGCCGGTTGTGCCCGCGCCCAGGAAGGCTCGATCAGCGAGATCGATCATGACACCATCGCCTATCATTTCCACGAACCGCTGGGCGTGGTGGGCCAGATCATTCCTTGGAACTTCCCCATCCTGATGGCGGTGTGGAAACTGGCGCCTGCCCTTGCGGCCGGCAATTGCATCGTGCTCAAGCCTGCCGAACAGACCCCGATGTCGATCCTGGTGCTGGCGGAGATTATCGGCGACCTGTTGCCGCCCGGCGTGCTCAACATCGTTAACGGCTTTGGCGTCGAAGCGGGCAAGCCGCTCGCCAGCAGCAAGCGAATCAGCAAGATCGCCTTTACCGGCGAAACCACGACCGGCCGCCTGATCATGCAATATGCGTCGGAAAACCTGATCCCGGTGACGCTAGAACTGGGCGGCAAGTCGCCCAACATCTTCTTTGCCGACGTGATGGACGCGGACGACGATTATTTCGACAAATGCCTCGAAGGCTTTGCCATGTTCGCGCTGAACCAGGGCGAGGTCTGTACCTGCCCCAGCCGCGCGCTCATTCAGGAATCGATCTACGATCGTTTCATCGAGCGCGCCATCGCGCGGGTGAAGGCGATCAAGCAGGGCAGCCCGCTCGATCCATCGACGATGATCGGCGCGCAGGCGTCCAACGATCAACTGGAAAAGATCCTATCCTACATCGCCATCGGTCGCGAAGAAGGCGCGCAGGTGCTGACCGGCGGCGAACGCGCCAGCCATGAGGGCGATTTGAGCCAGGGCTATTATGTGACGCCCACCGTCCTCAAGGGTCATAACAAGATGCGGATTTTCCAAGAGGAAATCTTTGGCCCCGTATTGGCGGTCACCACCTTCAAGGATGAGGCCGACGCGCTGGCGATCGCCAATGACACGCTCTACGGTCTGGGCGCAGGCGTATGGACCCGCGACGGGACGCGCGCCTATCGCATGGGGCGTGGCATCCAGGCTGGTCGGGTGTGGACCAACTGCTACCATGCCTATCCCGCCCATGCGGCCTTTGGCGGGTATAAACAGTCGGGCATCGGGCGCGAAAATCACAAGATGATGCTGGACCATTATCAACAGACGAAGAATCTGCTGGTCAGCTACAGCCCGAAGGCCCTGGGTTTCTTCTAA
- a CDS encoding GmrSD restriction endonuclease domain-containing protein, with translation MQIPIRLASGEPALVGLRLDHSQPDGLFRWIAEDISPELTITTTEAGRIVQVEVSDDIGLTPGEIGEAFIQALAERSIQEAAGIEVTDEAIDVRLEPFPYDPEFIRVDTKPFNISLVYDMIKDGDINLSPDFQRQFVWTDIGARSRLIESIMLRIPLPVFYLAQDHEGRLQVVDGLQRLTVIKQFLDNELRLRDLEYLKDEEGKVFRHDNPRRCIDQRFRKRIMQTQIMMNIIDPQTPADVKFDIFKRINQGGRPLNAQEIRNCMSSPETRHVLHSLSRSPDFLEATCSSVGTVRMQDQEIALRFAAFRLADLDRQAPYQGNMERFLDQTIETLNRDSRLFDQLVPAFERAMRNTAHLFGPFAFRKCSPQDLVPGARRRLVNNSLFTTWSVVLAERSEEEVQAVEAESFARVVSHELHRDADYYDSVSNGTNDRRRLRYAFEKARSLCAEHIG, from the coding sequence TTGCAGATACCCATCCGCCTCGCCTCGGGAGAACCAGCATTGGTCGGGCTGCGGCTGGATCATTCACAGCCTGACGGCCTGTTCCGCTGGATTGCGGAAGACATTTCGCCTGAGCTGACCATCACCACGACGGAAGCCGGGCGGATCGTGCAGGTCGAAGTGTCCGACGATATCGGTTTGACGCCGGGTGAAATCGGCGAGGCCTTCATACAGGCGCTCGCTGAGCGGTCGATCCAGGAGGCTGCCGGCATAGAGGTGACGGACGAGGCCATAGACGTCCGGCTCGAGCCCTTCCCATACGATCCGGAATTCATCCGGGTCGACACGAAACCATTCAATATCAGCCTCGTCTACGATATGATCAAGGACGGCGACATAAACCTGTCGCCCGACTTTCAGCGTCAGTTCGTGTGGACCGATATCGGCGCGCGGTCGCGCCTCATCGAGTCAATTATGCTGCGCATCCCGTTGCCGGTCTTCTATCTCGCGCAAGATCATGAGGGACGCCTGCAGGTCGTAGACGGCCTGCAGCGTCTGACCGTGATAAAGCAGTTTCTTGATAACGAGTTGCGCCTGCGCGACCTCGAATATTTAAAGGACGAGGAGGGCAAGGTCTTCCGCCACGACAATCCGAGGCGCTGCATCGACCAGCGTTTCCGCAAGCGGATTATGCAGACGCAGATCATGATGAACATCATCGACCCGCAGACGCCGGCGGACGTGAAGTTCGACATCTTCAAGCGTATCAATCAGGGCGGACGCCCCTTGAACGCTCAGGAGATTCGCAACTGCATGTCGTCTCCGGAGACAAGACACGTCCTGCACAGCCTGTCCCGTTCGCCCGATTTCTTGGAAGCGACCTGCTCGAGCGTCGGTACAGTGCGCATGCAGGATCAGGAGATTGCGCTTCGCTTCGCGGCGTTCCGGCTGGCGGACCTAGATCGTCAGGCGCCCTACCAGGGAAACATGGAGCGATTCCTCGATCAGACGATTGAGACGCTCAACCGAGACTCCCGCCTGTTCGATCAGCTTGTCCCCGCCTTCGAGCGCGCCATGCGCAACACCGCGCATCTCTTCGGGCCATTCGCCTTCCGAAAATGCAGCCCGCAAGACCTGGTCCCGGGTGCCCGGCGCAGGCTGGTGAACAACTCGCTCTTCACGACGTGGTCCGTGGTATTAGCGGAGCGGAGCGAGGAGGAGGTCCAGGCCGTCGAGGCGGAGAGCTTCGCCAGGGTTGTCTCCCATGAACTCCACAGGGACGCCGACTATTATGACAGCGTCTCGAACGGCACCAACGACCGGCGTCGGTTGCGCTACGCGTTCGAGAAGGCCCGGTCCCTCTGCGCGGAGCATATCGGATGA
- a CDS encoding AAA family ATPase, with amino-acid sequence MIRSIHLTNFKCFQEERIPLNRLTVLSGGNGVGKSSVIQSLLLLRQTSDRARLLRGTVSGADGAHPLLSIKLNDEYRLSLGNSATLTNADIESDIIVLGVSADGTDPVLCRFEASNTKPTTSIACVEAPGDLLARASAFPIFQQEFHYLVAERVGPRDLQPMADQSFISTGYAGEFTAFAIAQAEARMVEQHLCIVADSSLFRVQLEAWMGRLVPGAQIFTTSHPDLNRVQMAIGRRGATAKALPPANTGFGISYALPVVVSGLLAAPGSMLIVENPEAHLHPSAQTAIGIFLASVASTGVQVLVETHSENVLNGVRLAALRDIIPHNDASFMFLSLGEGSGQPTLHPITMDKAAELTSWPPGFFDQQGADLAEMMKARRALAAQAKS; translated from the coding sequence ATGATCCGCAGCATCCATCTGACCAATTTCAAATGCTTCCAGGAGGAGCGGATTCCGCTTAACCGGCTGACCGTGTTGAGCGGCGGGAATGGCGTAGGCAAGTCGAGCGTTATCCAATCGCTCCTGCTCCTCCGACAGACCAGCGACCGGGCCCGTCTCCTGAGGGGCACCGTGAGCGGTGCCGACGGCGCGCATCCGCTACTGAGCATCAAGCTAAATGACGAGTATAGGCTGAGCTTAGGCAACAGCGCTACCCTTACGAACGCGGACATCGAATCCGATATAATTGTCCTCGGGGTATCGGCGGACGGCACCGACCCGGTCCTTTGCAGATTCGAAGCGAGCAACACCAAGCCGACGACAAGCATCGCCTGCGTGGAGGCACCTGGGGACCTGCTTGCGCGTGCCAGCGCCTTCCCGATCTTCCAGCAGGAATTCCATTACCTCGTCGCGGAGCGAGTAGGCCCGCGCGACCTGCAGCCCATGGCCGACCAGTCCTTCATATCCACCGGTTACGCGGGCGAGTTCACGGCGTTCGCGATCGCTCAGGCAGAGGCCCGGATGGTGGAGCAACATTTGTGCATCGTGGCCGATTCCAGCCTTTTTCGGGTCCAACTCGAGGCCTGGATGGGACGACTCGTGCCAGGAGCGCAAATCTTCACCACATCCCATCCCGATCTCAACCGCGTGCAAATGGCGATTGGCAGGAGGGGCGCTACGGCGAAAGCACTGCCCCCGGCCAATACCGGCTTCGGGATCAGCTATGCCTTGCCGGTGGTTGTGAGCGGGCTGCTCGCGGCTCCGGGATCGATGCTCATCGTCGAGAACCCCGAGGCCCATCTCCATCCCAGCGCCCAGACCGCAATCGGTATCTTCCTCGCCTCGGTGGCCTCGACGGGTGTCCAAGTCCTTGTCGAGACACATAGCGAGAATGTCCTGAACGGTGTCCGCTTAGCCGCGCTGCGAGACATCATCCCGCATAACGATGCGAGCTTCATGTTCCTGTCGCTTGGCGAGGGGTCGGGGCAGCCGACACTCCACCCGATTACGATGGACAAGGCGGCTGAGCTCACTAGCTGGCCGCCTGGCTTCTTCGACCAGCAGGGTGCCGACCTAGCCGAGATGATGAAGGCGCGTCGAGCCCTGGCCGCACAGGCCAAGAGCTGA